One stretch of Vicia villosa cultivar HV-30 ecotype Madison, WI unplaced genomic scaffold, Vvil1.0 ctg.000067F_1_1_3, whole genome shotgun sequence DNA includes these proteins:
- the LOC131623447 gene encoding uncharacterized protein LOC131623447, with protein MVSVNALLLKSFDQVPPSAILMDLDCILVSTDLSPPSLFASLLHDFPRFLKDIKKENGTLDSEKQHRLVSLVAAICHLLKKTGLDFTFDMPLLYINGEKFNQPIFHCNNISGLVKPVVTTDQHRDLYSTHSFKIIFKEGGCGTFIPLFFNLIAAVRQYNQRVSAPTESRVDPLRVSQAPIDEMMRHAYVDPNDPTRIFLQQPNTDSQLRRQTYHPQTDRGHV; from the exons ATGGTTTCAGTCAATGCTTTATTATTGAAAAGCTTCGATCAAGTGCCTCCTTCAGCCATTCTGATGGATCTCGATTGTATTTTGGTTTCCACCGATTTGTCTCCGCCCTCGCTCTTCGCTTCACTTCTCCATGATTTTCCTCGCTTTCTCAAG GACATTAAAAAGGAGAATGGTACTTTGGATTCTGAAAAGCAGCACCGTCTGGTGTCATTGGTGGCTGCAATTTGTCACCTCCTGAAGAAAACAG GATTAGATTTTACTTTCGATATGCCTTTG CTATATATCAATGGTGAAAAATTTAACCAACCAATATTTCATTGCAATAATATTTCTGGACTTGTTAAACCC GTAGTCACAACTGATCAACATAGAGATCTTTACTCCACACACTCCTTTAAGATCATATTCAAAGAGGGAGGCTGTGGAACATTCATTCCTCTTTTCTTCAATTTGATTGCTGCAGTGAGACAGTATAATCAACGTGTTAGTGCGCCTACAGAATCTCGTGTCGATCCTCTGCGAGTATCTCAGGCTCCTATCGATGAGATGATGAGACATGC GTATGTTGATCCTAACGATCCAACAAGAATATTTCTGCAGCAACCAAATACCGATTCTCAACTTAGGCGTCAAACATATCACCCACAAACTGACAGAGGTCATGTTTGA
- the LOC131623448 gene encoding chloroplastic group IIB intron splicing facilitator CRS2-B, chloroplastic-like yields MAEKKIHTITIMDKDNITFVEMILIFMVGFEMIDSLSRNEGILVNTLQSNSLIGLGSIGEAPILSAKPQTYMNFSGKSVGPLAAYYRVPLCYILLVYAETILPNGVLKLQPKGGLGHHNA; encoded by the exons ATGGCAGAAAAGAAGATTCATACAATAACAATAATGGATAAAGACAATATAACCTTTGTAGAGATGATTCTCATATTTATG GTTGGATTTGAAATGATTGATAGTCTTTCTCGAAATGAAGGGATTTTGGTGAATACGTTACAGTCAAATTCCTTGATTGGATTAGGCTCTATAGGAGAAGCACCTATTTTGTCCGCAAAGCCTCAAACTTACATGAATTTTAGTGGCAAATCG GTTGGGCCGCTTGCTGCATATTATCGAGTGCCCTTGTGTTACATTCTACTG GTTTATGCTGAAACTATTCTTCCAAACGGTGTTTTGAAGCTTCAACCTAAAGGTGGACTTGGGCATCACAATGCGTAA